In Pseudomonas fakonensis, one DNA window encodes the following:
- a CDS encoding efflux RND transporter periplasmic adaptor subunit, protein MKRLIIALPAALLLAACGSDKEQAEPVRPVLSTLVQPQVQSQLGRFAGSIQARFESTLGFRVSGRIARRWLDVGAQVKPGDTLATLDPTDQQNQLRAAEGDLAKVQAQWINAQADARRQQQLYDRGVGAQAQLDIANTNLKTTGAALEQARSAVSQARDQLDYSTLRTDHAAVVTAWQAEAGQTVSAGQAVVTLARPDVKEAVIDLPTNLAEQLTPGLTFTVALQLEPSIDTTATLRELEPQADATTRTRRARLTLASTPDSFHLGTAVSVTLSSAVTPRSELPRTALLERDGKTQVWVVDPQQKTVATRDVQVIERNDERIVLASGVQPGERVVTAGVNILKPGQKVTFDEDAR, encoded by the coding sequence ATGAAGCGCCTGATCATCGCCTTGCCGGCGGCCTTGCTGCTGGCTGCCTGCGGCAGCGACAAGGAGCAGGCCGAGCCGGTGCGCCCGGTGCTGTCGACGCTGGTACAGCCGCAGGTGCAGTCACAGTTGGGGCGTTTTGCCGGCAGTATCCAGGCGCGCTTCGAGAGCACTTTGGGTTTTCGCGTGTCCGGGCGCATCGCCCGGCGCTGGCTGGATGTCGGCGCCCAGGTCAAACCGGGCGACACCCTGGCCACCCTCGACCCCACCGACCAGCAGAACCAGCTGCGCGCCGCCGAAGGTGACCTGGCCAAGGTCCAGGCGCAGTGGATCAACGCCCAGGCCGATGCCCGCCGCCAGCAACAGCTGTACGACCGGGGTGTGGGTGCCCAGGCCCAGCTGGATATCGCCAACACCAACCTGAAAACCACCGGTGCGGCGCTGGAGCAAGCCCGCTCGGCAGTGAGCCAGGCCCGCGACCAACTCGACTACAGCACCCTGCGCACCGACCACGCCGCCGTAGTCACCGCCTGGCAGGCCGAGGCCGGGCAGACCGTCAGCGCAGGCCAGGCGGTGGTCACCCTGGCCCGCCCGGACGTGAAGGAGGCGGTGATCGACCTGCCCACCAACCTTGCCGAACAACTGACCCCCGGGCTGACCTTCACCGTCGCCCTGCAGCTGGAACCGAGCATCGACACCACCGCCACCCTGCGTGAGCTGGAGCCCCAGGCCGACGCCACCACCCGCACCCGGCGTGCGCGCCTGACCCTGGCCAGCACCCCCGACAGCTTCCACCTGGGCACCGCCGTCAGCGTCACCTTGAGCTCTGCCGTCACCCCACGCAGCGAGCTGCCACGCACGGCCTTGCTGGAGCGCGACGGCAAGACCCAGGTGTGGGTGGTGGACCCGCAGCAAAAGACCGTTGCCACCCGCGACGTGCAGGTGATCGAACGCAACGACGAACGCATCGTCCTGGCCTCGGGCGTGCAACCCGGTGAGCGCGTGGTCACGGCCGGCGTCAACATCCTCAAGCCCGGCCAGAAGGTCACCTTCGACGAGGACGCACGATGA
- a CDS encoding efflux RND transporter permease subunit has product MKGSFNLSEWALRHQSFVWYLMAVSLLMGVFSYLNLGREEDPSFTIKTMVIQSRWPGATQEETLLQVTDRIEKKLEELDSLDYVKSYTRPGESTVYVYLRDTTKAKDIPEIWYQVRKKIQDISGQFPKGLQGPAFNDEFGDVYGSIYGFTADGLTLRQLRDYVEQVRAEVRDVPNIGKIELVGTQDEVLYLNFSTRKLASFGIDQSQVMQALQAQNAVTPAGVIEAGPERISVRTTGQFASEKDLASVNLRINDRFFRLADIADIERGYVDPPSPMFRYNGQTAIGLAIGMKAGGNMQVFGKLLRERMDKVTADLPVGVEVHTVSDQAVVVKQAVGGFTSALFEAVVIVLVVSFVSLGVRAGLVVACSIPLVLAMVFVFMEYTDITMQRISLGALIIALGLLVDDAMITVEVMVTRLEMGDTKEQAATFAYTSTAFPMLTGTLVTVAGFVPIGLNASSAGEYTFTLFAVIAVALIVSWIVAVFFAPVLGVHILDAKKLKAHEAEPGRVGRAFEHGLLWCLRHRWVTVIGTIVLFVLSVVGMRFVQNQFFPSSDRPEILVDLNLPQNASIEETRKVVDRFEATFKGDPDIVSWSTYIGQGAIRFYLPLDQQLQNPYYAQFVIVSKGLEVRGELMARLKERLRTDFVGIGTNIQSLEMGPPVGRPIQYRVSGKDIDQVRAHAIELATLLDSNPHIGEMIYDWNEPGKVLRVEIAQDKARQLGLSSEDVANVMNSIVSGVPITQVNDNIYLINVVARAEDSERGSPDTLQNLQIVSPNGTSIPLLAFATVRYELEQPLVWRRDRKPTITIKASVNGEIQPTDLVAQLKPSIDQFASKLPAGYEVATGGTVEESAKAQGPIRQVVPLMLFLMATFLMIQLHSVQKLFLVVSVAPLGLIGVVLALVPTGTPMGFVAILGILALIGIIIRNSVILVTQIDEFEAQGFAPWDAVVEATNHRRRPILLTAAAASLGMIPIAREVFWGPMAYAMIGGIISATLLTLLFLPALYVAWYKIKEPENKTQPQH; this is encoded by the coding sequence ATGAAAGGAAGCTTCAACCTCTCCGAATGGGCCCTGCGCCACCAGTCGTTCGTCTGGTACCTGATGGCCGTGAGCCTGCTGATGGGGGTGTTCTCGTACCTCAACCTGGGCCGCGAGGAAGACCCCTCGTTCACCATCAAGACCATGGTGATCCAGAGCCGCTGGCCCGGCGCCACCCAGGAAGAAACCCTGCTGCAGGTCACCGACCGCATCGAGAAAAAGCTCGAGGAACTGGACTCGCTCGACTACGTGAAAAGCTACACCCGCCCCGGCGAGTCCACCGTCTACGTGTACCTGCGCGACACCACCAAGGCCAAGGACATCCCCGAGATCTGGTACCAGGTGCGCAAGAAGATCCAGGACATCAGCGGCCAGTTCCCCAAGGGCCTGCAGGGCCCGGCGTTCAACGACGAGTTCGGTGACGTGTACGGCTCGATCTACGGCTTCACTGCCGACGGCCTGACCCTGCGCCAGTTGCGCGATTACGTGGAGCAGGTGCGCGCCGAGGTGCGCGATGTGCCCAACATCGGCAAGATCGAGCTGGTCGGCACCCAGGACGAGGTGTTGTACCTGAACTTCTCGACCCGCAAGCTGGCCTCGTTCGGCATCGACCAGAGCCAGGTGATGCAGGCCTTGCAGGCGCAGAACGCAGTGACCCCGGCCGGGGTGATCGAGGCCGGCCCCGAGCGTATTTCGGTGCGCACCACCGGCCAGTTCGCCTCCGAAAAAGACCTGGCGTCCGTCAACCTGCGCATCAACGACCGCTTCTTCCGCCTGGCCGATATCGCCGACATCGAGCGCGGCTACGTCGACCCGCCGTCACCGATGTTCCGCTACAACGGCCAGACCGCCATTGGCCTGGCCATCGGCATGAAGGCCGGTGGCAACATGCAGGTGTTCGGCAAGCTGCTGCGCGAGCGCATGGACAAGGTCACCGCCGACCTGCCGGTAGGCGTCGAGGTGCACACCGTGTCCGACCAGGCGGTGGTGGTCAAACAGGCGGTCGGCGGCTTTACCAGCGCGCTGTTCGAGGCGGTGGTGATCGTGCTGGTGGTGAGCTTCGTCAGCCTTGGCGTGCGCGCCGGGCTGGTGGTGGCCTGCTCGATACCGCTGGTGCTGGCCATGGTGTTCGTGTTCATGGAGTACACCGACATCACCATGCAGCGTATCTCGCTGGGGGCGTTGATCATCGCCCTGGGGCTGCTGGTGGATGATGCGATGATCACCGTCGAGGTGATGGTCACGCGGTTGGAGATGGGCGATACCAAGGAGCAGGCGGCCACCTTCGCCTACACCTCCACGGCCTTCCCGATGCTCACCGGCACCTTGGTCACCGTGGCCGGTTTCGTGCCCATCGGCCTGAACGCCAGCTCCGCCGGCGAATACACCTTCACCCTGTTCGCGGTGATTGCGGTGGCGCTGATCGTGTCGTGGATCGTGGCGGTGTTCTTCGCCCCGGTGCTCGGCGTGCACATTCTCGACGCCAAGAAGCTCAAGGCCCATGAAGCCGAGCCGGGCCGGGTAGGGCGTGCCTTCGAGCACGGCCTGCTGTGGTGCCTGCGCCACCGCTGGGTGACGGTGATCGGCACCATCGTGCTGTTCGTGCTGTCGGTGGTGGGCATGCGCTTTGTGCAGAACCAGTTTTTCCCATCCTCGGACCGCCCGGAGATCCTCGTCGACCTCAACCTGCCGCAAAACGCCTCCATCGAGGAAACCCGCAAGGTGGTCGACCGCTTCGAGGCCACCTTCAAGGGCGACCCCGATATCGTCAGCTGGAGCACCTACATCGGCCAGGGCGCGATCCGTTTCTACCTGCCCCTCGACCAGCAACTGCAAAACCCCTACTACGCCCAGTTCGTCATCGTCAGCAAGGGCCTGGAGGTGCGCGGCGAGCTGATGGCGCGGCTCAAGGAGCGCCTGCGTACCGACTTCGTCGGCATCGGCACCAACATCCAGTCGCTGGAGATGGGCCCGCCGGTGGGCCGGCCGATCCAGTACCGGGTCAGCGGCAAGGATATCGACCAGGTGCGCGCCCATGCCATCGAGCTGGCCACGCTGCTGGACAGCAACCCGCACATCGGCGAGATGATTTACGACTGGAACGAGCCTGGCAAAGTGCTGCGGGTCGAGATTGCCCAGGACAAGGCGCGCCAGCTGGGGTTGTCGTCCGAGGACGTGGCCAACGTGATGAACAGCATCGTCAGCGGCGTGCCGATCACCCAGGTCAACGACAACATCTACCTGATCAACGTGGTCGCCCGCGCCGAGGACAGCGAGCGCGGCTCCCCCGACACCCTGCAGAACCTGCAGATCGTCAGCCCCAACGGCACCTCGATCCCGCTGCTGGCCTTCGCCACCGTGCGCTACGAGCTGGAGCAACCGCTGGTGTGGCGGCGCGACCGCAAACCCACCATCACCATCAAGGCCTCGGTCAACGGCGAGATCCAGCCCACCGACCTGGTGGCCCAGCTCAAGCCTTCCATTGACCAGTTCGCCAGCAAGCTGCCGGCCGGCTACGAAGTGGCCACCGGCGGTACCGTGGAGGAGAGCGCCAAGGCCCAGGGCCCGATCCGCCAGGTGGTGCCGCTGATGCTGTTCCTGATGGCGACCTTCCTGATGATCCAGCTGCACAGCGTGCAGAAGCTGTTCCTGGTGGTCAGCGTGGCGCCGCTGGGCTTGATTGGCGTGGTGCTGGCGCTGGTGCCCACCGGTACGCCCATGGGCTTCGTGGCGATTCTCGGCATCTTGGCGCTGATCGGCATCATCATCCGCAACTCGGTGATTCTGGTGACCCAGATCGACGAGTTCGAAGCCCAGGGTTTCGCCCCCTGGGATGCGGTGGTTGAAGCCACCAACCACCGCCGCCGGCCGATCCTGCTGACCGCTGCGGCGGCCAGCCTGGGCATGATCCCCATCGCCCGGGAAGTGTTCTGGGGGCCGATGGCCTACGCGATGATCGGCGGCATCATCAGTGCAACGCTGCTGACGCTGTTGTTCCTGCCGGCGCTGTATGTGGCCTGGTACAAGATCAAAGAGCCGGAAAACAAGACCCAGCCTCAACACTGA
- the oscA gene encoding sulfur starvation response protein OscA: MSASLRSIDGQDEATILREIQSALRDLRFGAVEITVHNAQVVQIERKEKFRLQQPGNKAG, translated from the coding sequence ATGAGCGCATCGCTGCGTAGCATCGACGGTCAGGACGAAGCCACCATTCTGCGTGAGATCCAGAGCGCCCTGCGCGACCTGCGCTTTGGCGCGGTGGAAATCACCGTGCACAACGCCCAGGTGGTGCAGATCGAGCGCAAGGAGAAGTTCCGCCTGCAGCAGCCCGGCAACAAGGCCGGCTGA
- a CDS encoding sulfate ABC transporter substrate-binding protein produces the protein MSIRRYALAALASAVFAGSAIAKDYELLNVSYDPTRELYQQYNAEFIKHWQQAHPGDKVKIQQSHGGSGKQGRAVIDGLRADVVTLALAGDIDEIAKLGKTLPEDWQKRLPDASTPYTSTIVFLVRKGNPKGIKDWGDLIKKDVSVITPNPKTSGGARWNFLAAWAYGLKAGGSEAKAKEYVQELFKHVPVLDTGARGSTITFVNNGQGDVLLAWENEAFLALKEDGGADKFDIVVPSLSILAEPPVAVVDKNAEKKGNTEIATEYLKHLYSPAGQKIAAENFYRPRDEKVAAEFGKQFPKLDLVTIDKDFGGWKTAQPKFFNDGGVFDQIYQAQ, from the coding sequence ATGTCCATCCGCCGTTATGCGCTCGCCGCCCTGGCCAGTGCCGTTTTTGCCGGTTCCGCCATCGCCAAGGACTACGAACTGCTGAACGTGTCCTACGACCCTACCCGTGAGCTGTACCAGCAGTACAACGCCGAGTTCATCAAGCACTGGCAGCAAGCCCACCCAGGCGACAAGGTGAAGATCCAGCAGTCCCACGGCGGCTCGGGCAAACAGGGCCGTGCGGTGATCGACGGCCTGCGCGCCGACGTGGTGACCCTGGCCCTGGCCGGCGACATCGACGAAATCGCCAAGCTCGGCAAGACCCTGCCAGAGGACTGGCAGAAGCGCCTGCCGGACGCCAGCACCCCGTACACCTCGACCATCGTGTTCCTGGTGCGCAAGGGCAACCCGAAAGGCATCAAGGACTGGGGCGACCTGATCAAAAAAGACGTCTCGGTGATCACCCCCAACCCGAAAACCTCCGGCGGCGCCCGCTGGAACTTCCTCGCCGCCTGGGCCTATGGCCTGAAAGCCGGCGGCAGCGAAGCCAAGGCCAAGGAATACGTGCAGGAGCTGTTCAAGCACGTGCCGGTGCTGGATACCGGTGCCCGTGGCTCGACCATCACCTTCGTCAACAACGGCCAGGGCGACGTGCTGCTGGCCTGGGAAAACGAAGCCTTCCTGGCGCTTAAAGAAGACGGCGGCGCCGACAAGTTCGATATCGTCGTGCCTTCGCTGTCGATTCTGGCCGAGCCGCCGGTGGCCGTGGTCGACAAGAACGCCGAGAAAAAGGGCAACACCGAAATCGCCACCGAGTACCTCAAGCACCTGTACAGCCCGGCTGGGCAGAAGATCGCCGCCGAGAACTTCTACCGCCCGCGTGACGAGAAAGTCGCCGCCGAATTTGGCAAGCAGTTCCCGAAACTGGACCTGGTGACCATCGACAAGGACTTCGGTGGCTGGAAGACTGCACAGCCGAAGTTCTTCAATGACGGCGGTGTGTTCGACCAGATTTACCAGGCGCAGTGA
- the cysT gene encoding sulfate ABC transporter permease subunit CysT yields MSRRISPVIPGFGLTLGYTLVYLSLIVLIPLAAMFIHASQLTWEQFWTIISAPRVIAALKLSFGTALFAAIINGVIGTLLAWVLVRYTFPGRKVIDAMIDLPFALPTAVAGIALTALYAPSGWVGQFATDLGFKIAYTPLGITLALTFVTLPFVVRTVQPVLADIPREVEEAAACLGAKPLQVFRHVLAPALLPAWLTGFALAFARGVGEYGSVIFIAGNMPMKTEILPLLIMVKLDQYDYTGATAIGVLMLVVSFILLLLINLLQRRIETP; encoded by the coding sequence ATGTCACGTCGTATTTCCCCCGTCATACCCGGCTTCGGGCTGACGCTGGGCTACACCTTGGTGTACCTCAGCCTGATCGTGCTGATACCGCTGGCGGCCATGTTCATCCATGCCTCGCAGCTGACCTGGGAGCAGTTCTGGACCATCATCAGCGCCCCGCGGGTAATCGCCGCGCTGAAGCTGAGTTTCGGCACCGCCCTGTTCGCCGCCATCATCAACGGCGTGATCGGCACCCTGCTGGCCTGGGTGCTGGTGCGCTACACCTTCCCCGGGCGCAAGGTCATCGATGCGATGATCGACCTGCCGTTCGCCCTGCCCACCGCCGTGGCCGGCATCGCCCTGACCGCCCTGTACGCCCCCTCGGGCTGGGTCGGCCAGTTCGCCACCGATCTTGGCTTCAAGATCGCCTACACCCCGCTGGGCATCACCCTGGCGCTGACTTTCGTCACCCTGCCGTTCGTGGTGCGCACGGTGCAGCCGGTGCTGGCGGACATCCCCCGCGAGGTCGAGGAGGCCGCCGCCTGCCTGGGCGCCAAACCCTTGCAGGTGTTCCGCCACGTGCTGGCGCCGGCGCTGCTGCCGGCCTGGCTGACCGGTTTCGCCCTGGCGTTTGCCCGCGGCGTGGGTGAATACGGCTCGGTGATTTTCATCGCCGGCAACATGCCGATGAAAACCGAGATCCTGCCGCTGCTGATCATGGTCAAGCTCGACCAGTACGACTACACCGGCGCCACCGCCATCGGCGTGCTGATGCTGGTGGTTTCCTTCATCCTGCTGCTGCTGATCAACCTGCTGCAGCGGCGCATCGAAACCCCTTGA
- the cysW gene encoding sulfate ABC transporter permease subunit CysW: MSSSTIGATAAANAARRGSATSRRVLITLGWIVFALFLLLPLVIVVSQALKNGFGTFFEAIFEADALAALKLTLLAVVISVPLNLVFGVSAAWCVSKYSFRGKSILVTLIDLPFSVSPVIAGLVYVLMFGAQGLFGPWLQDHDIQIVFALPGIVLATIFVTVPFVARELIPLMQEQGTQEEEAARLLGANGWQMFWHVTLPNIKWGLIYGVVLCTARAMGEFGAVSVVSGHIRGVTNTLPLHVEILYNEYNHVAAFSVASLLLILALFILLLKQWSENRINRLRHSAAEE; the protein is encoded by the coding sequence ATGTCTTCATCCACTATTGGCGCGACCGCCGCCGCCAACGCCGCCCGGCGTGGCAGCGCCACCTCGCGCCGCGTGCTGATCACCCTTGGCTGGATCGTCTTCGCGCTGTTCCTGCTGCTGCCGCTGGTGATCGTGGTGTCCCAGGCCCTGAAAAACGGCTTTGGCACCTTCTTCGAGGCGATCTTCGAGGCCGATGCCTTGGCGGCGCTCAAGCTGACCCTGCTGGCGGTGGTCATCTCGGTGCCGCTGAACCTGGTGTTCGGCGTGTCCGCCGCCTGGTGCGTGAGCAAGTACAGCTTCCGCGGCAAGAGCATCCTGGTGACCCTGATCGACCTGCCGTTCTCGGTGTCGCCGGTGATCGCCGGCCTGGTCTACGTGCTGATGTTCGGCGCCCAGGGCCTGTTCGGCCCATGGCTGCAGGACCACGACATCCAGATCGTCTTCGCCCTGCCGGGCATCGTGCTGGCGACCATCTTCGTCACCGTGCCGTTCGTCGCCCGTGAACTGATCCCGCTGATGCAGGAGCAGGGCACGCAAGAGGAGGAGGCCGCACGCCTGCTCGGTGCCAACGGCTGGCAGATGTTCTGGCACGTGACCCTGCCCAACATCAAGTGGGGCCTGATCTACGGCGTGGTGCTGTGCACCGCCCGGGCCATGGGCGAGTTCGGCGCGGTGTCGGTGGTGTCCGGGCACATTCGCGGCGTTACCAACACCTTGCCGCTGCACGTGGAGATCCTCTACAACGAGTACAACCACGTCGCGGCCTTCAGCGTGGCCAGCCTGCTGCTGATCCTGGCGCTCTTCATCCTGCTGCTCAAGCAGTGGAGCGAGAACCGTATTAACCGCCTGCGCCACAGCGCCGCGGAGGAATGA
- a CDS encoding sulfate/molybdate ABC transporter ATP-binding protein: MSIEVRNVSKRFNSFQALNNINLDIHSGELVALLGPSGCGKTTLLRIIAGLETPDDGSIVFHGEDVSGHDVRDRNVGFVFQHYALFRHMSVFDNVAFGLRMKPKGERPSESKIAEKVHELLNMVQLDWLSDRYPEQLSGGQRQRIALARALAVEPKVLLLDEPFGALDAKVRKELRRWLARLHEDINLTSVFVTHDQEEAMEVADRIVVMNKGVIEQIGSPGEVYEQPANDFVYHFLGDSNRLALSEGHHVLFRPHEVSLSRHETEGHHAAEVRDIRPLGATTRVTLKVEGQSELIEAEVVKDHDSLTGLARGETLFFRPKVWQKVADI, encoded by the coding sequence ATGTCGATCGAAGTCCGTAACGTCAGCAAGCGCTTCAACAGCTTCCAGGCCCTGAACAACATCAACCTGGATATCCACAGCGGCGAGCTGGTGGCCCTGCTCGGCCCGTCCGGCTGCGGCAAGACCACCCTGCTGCGCATCATCGCCGGGCTGGAAACCCCGGATGACGGCAGCATCGTGTTCCACGGCGAGGATGTGTCCGGCCACGATGTGCGCGACCGCAACGTCGGGTTCGTGTTCCAGCACTACGCGCTGTTCCGCCACATGAGCGTGTTCGACAACGTCGCCTTCGGCCTGCGCATGAAGCCCAAGGGCGAGCGCCCGAGCGAGAGCAAGATCGCCGAAAAGGTCCACGAGCTGCTGAACATGGTGCAACTCGACTGGCTGTCCGACCGCTACCCCGAGCAGCTGTCTGGCGGCCAGCGCCAGCGTATCGCCCTGGCCCGGGCCCTTGCGGTGGAGCCCAAGGTGCTGCTGCTGGACGAGCCGTTCGGTGCGCTGGATGCCAAGGTGCGCAAAGAGCTGCGCCGCTGGCTGGCGCGCCTGCACGAGGATATCAACCTCACCTCGGTGTTCGTCACCCACGACCAGGAAGAAGCCATGGAAGTGGCCGACCGCATCGTGGTGATGAACAAGGGCGTGATCGAGCAGATCGGCTCGCCGGGTGAGGTGTACGAGCAGCCGGCCAACGATTTCGTCTATCACTTCCTCGGCGACTCCAACCGCCTGGCCCTGAGCGAAGGCCACCACGTGCTGTTCCGCCCGCACGAGGTGTCGCTGTCGCGCCACGAAACCGAAGGCCACCACGCCGCCGAGGTGCGCGACATTCGCCCGCTGGGCGCCACGACCCGGGTGACGCTGAAGGTGGAAGGGCAGAGCGAGCTGATCGAAGCCGAGGTGGTCAAGGACCACGACAGCCTGACCGGGCTGGCGCGGGGCGAGACGTTGTTCTTCCGGCCGAAGGTGTGGCAGAAGGTGGCGGATATCTGA
- a CDS encoding energy transducer TonB: MGNVQTAARAFDQPWHPAAGDLVELGRTLRLPLGQLRLQRTPASGLKRRDKLALGLLVLALHGAAAYWISQAPTPALPIVPPQVPPMTIEFAAPAPPVVEPPPPAPAPPVVEPPPPVVDELAAKPKPKPKPAPKPVVKAKPEPKPAAKPVEAPPPAPVAAPAPPAPPAPAPVTPPSANAAYLKNPAPEYPQMAQRRGWEGTVLLRVEVLPSGKPGQIQVQKSSGRDALDAAALAAVKRWSFVPAKQGDVALAGWVSVPIDFKLR; encoded by the coding sequence ATGGGTAATGTCCAGACGGCCGCCAGAGCCTTCGACCAGCCATGGCACCCGGCAGCGGGTGATCTGGTCGAACTCGGGCGCACGTTGCGTCTGCCACTGGGTCAGTTGCGCCTGCAGCGCACCCCGGCCAGCGGCCTCAAGCGCCGCGACAAGCTGGCGCTGGGCCTGCTGGTGCTGGCCCTGCACGGCGCTGCCGCCTACTGGATCAGCCAGGCGCCCACCCCGGCGCTGCCGATCGTGCCGCCCCAGGTTCCGCCGATGACCATCGAGTTCGCCGCCCCCGCGCCGCCAGTGGTCGAACCGCCACCACCGGCACCGGCGCCACCCGTGGTCGAGCCACCGCCGCCGGTGGTCGACGAACTGGCGGCCAAGCCCAAACCCAAGCCCAAGCCTGCCCCCAAGCCGGTGGTCAAGGCCAAGCCAGAGCCCAAGCCTGCAGCCAAGCCGGTCGAGGCGCCGCCGCCAGCCCCTGTGGCTGCCCCGGCCCCGCCCGCACCTCCTGCGCCGGCCCCGGTGACGCCACCTTCGGCCAACGCCGCGTACCTGAAGAACCCGGCCCCGGAATACCCGCAGATGGCTCAGCGCCGTGGCTGGGAAGGCACCGTGCTGCTGCGTGTGGAGGTGCTGCCCAGCGGCAAGCCCGGGCAGATCCAGGTGCAGAAAAGCAGCGGCCGCGACGCCCTCGACGCCGCCGCGCTGGCCGCAGTCAAGCGCTGGAGTTTCGTACCGGCCAAGCAGGGCGATGTGGCCCTGGCCGGCTGGGTCAGCGTACCGATCGATTTCAAGCTTCGTTAA
- a CDS encoding MotA/TolQ/ExbB proton channel family protein, with amino-acid sequence MSLLASPLESVESAVIWLLVGFSVATWALALVKVVQFVRLKNQDKRFHQKFWAASSLDSAAGISDEQPGPAARVAQAGYAAIAVGEPGQASDLSHAINHQDRLERALRQQIVRERRSLETGLAVVASIGSTSPFIGLFGTVWGIMEALKGISAAGSASLETVAGPIGAALVATGVGIAVAVPAVLVYNYFLRRLKLTAADLDDFAHDFYSLAQKSAFRVLVHPAAQRQAAGFTQPVKEAS; translated from the coding sequence ATGAGCCTGCTGGCATCCCCCCTCGAATCCGTTGAAAGCGCCGTCATCTGGCTGTTGGTCGGTTTCTCTGTCGCTACTTGGGCCTTGGCCCTGGTCAAGGTGGTGCAGTTCGTGCGCCTGAAGAACCAGGACAAGCGCTTCCACCAGAAGTTTTGGGCGGCCTCCAGCCTGGACTCGGCTGCCGGTATCAGCGACGAGCAACCAGGCCCTGCTGCCCGCGTGGCCCAGGCCGGCTACGCCGCGATTGCCGTGGGCGAGCCCGGCCAAGCCAGTGACCTGAGCCACGCCATCAACCACCAGGACCGCCTCGAACGTGCCCTGCGCCAGCAGATCGTACGCGAGCGCCGCTCGCTGGAAACCGGCCTGGCGGTGGTGGCCAGTATCGGCAGTACCTCGCCCTTCATCGGCCTGTTCGGTACCGTGTGGGGCATCATGGAGGCGCTCAAGGGCATCAGCGCGGCCGGCTCCGCCAGCCTGGAAACCGTCGCCGGCCCGATTGGCGCGGCGCTGGTAGCCACCGGCGTGGGTATTGCCGTCGCGGTGCCGGCGGTGCTGGTCTACAACTACTTCCTGCGCCGCCTCAAGCTCACCGCAGCCGACCTTGATGATTTTGCCCACGACTTCTACAGCCTGGCGCAGAAGAGTGCCTTCCGCGTGCTGGTGCACCCCGCCGCCCAACGCCAGGCGGCCGGGTTTACCCAGCCGGTGAAGGAGGCCTCCTGA